One Punica granatum isolate Tunisia-2019 chromosome 3, ASM765513v2, whole genome shotgun sequence genomic window carries:
- the LOC116200312 gene encoding mitogen-activated protein kinase 7-like, whose protein sequence is MAPSVQAAIPPGGIWRRGKKYYSVCDVIFEIDAKYEPIKPLGSGAYGVVCSAHDHETKKKVAIKKISNVFEDQTTAVRTLREMMILRQIKHFNVILLTDVILPAPKMQFKDVYLVFELMDTDLDRVIESGLPLSANHVKYFVFQILCGLRHIHSANILHQDLKPSNILVNSDGHLKIGDFGLARTTAQDESEFMTGYVVTRWYRAPEVLLASRNYGQPIDIWSVGCIFAEILGRKPIFPGTCSLNQLQCIIGVLGTPKQADLDFIQSEKMRTYIKSLTYSSGTRLSSLFPQADPLGLDLLAKMLAFNPKKRITAAEALRHPYLADVYISYLDSPAQFQVNLDMDADTKRNEIRKLMWDEMLYNHPELTLHRRCRPRR, encoded by the coding sequence ATGGCACCTTCAGTTCAGGCAGCTATTCCTCCTGGTGGAATCTGGCGAAGAGGGAAGAAGTACTATTCCGTGTGCGACGTTATTTTCGAGATCGATGCCAAGTATGAGCCCATCAAGCCTCTCGGGTCAGGAGCATATGGAGTGGTCTGCTCTGCGCATGATCACGAGACGAAAAAGAAGGTCGCCATCAAGAAGATCTCCAACGTGTTTGAAGACCAGACCACCGCTGTTAGGACTCTGAGGGAGATGATGATTCTCCGGCAAATCAAGCACTTCAACGTGATCCTCCTCACGGATGTGATACTGCCGGCCCCGAAGATGCAGTTTAAGGATGTTTATTTGGTCTTCGAGCTCATGGACACTGACCTGGATCGTGTTATTGAGTCCGGTCTGCCGCTATCTGCCAACCACGTCAAGTACTTTGTCTTTCAGATACTGTGCGGCCTCCGCCACATTCACTCAGCCAACATACTCCACCAAGACCTGAAGCCCAGCAATATCCTCGTCAACTCTGATGGTCATCTGAAGATTGGTGATTTTGGACTTGCGAGAACGACAGCCCAAGACGAGTCCGAATTCATGACTGGGTATGTTGTCACTCGATGGTACCGCGCACCCGAGGTCCTCCTTGCCTCCCGCAACTATGGGCAACCTATTGACATCTGGTCAGTCGGGTGCATCTTTGCCGAAATTCTCGGGCGAAAACCCATCTTTCCTGGCACCTGCTCCCTGAACCAGTTGCAGTGCATAATCGGCGTGCTAGGCACCCCGAAGCAAGCTGATCTCGACTTCATCCAAAGTGAGAAGATGAGAACATACATCAAGTCCTTGACTTACTCTAGCGGAACCCGACTGTCGAGTCTCTTTCCCCAGGCAGACCCTCTGGGATTAGACTTGCTTGCCAAGATGCTTGCATTCAACCCGAAGAAGAGGATCACTGCTGCTGAAGCGCTCAGGCACCCCTACCTGGCAGATGTATACATTTCATATCTCGATTCTCCGGCCCAGTTCCAAGTGAATCTGGACATGGATGCGGATACAAAGCGGAATGAGATAAGGAAACTTATGTGGGACGAAATGCTCTACAACCATCCCGAACTCACTTTGCACCGTCGCTGTCGTCCTCGCCGATAG